Genomic window (Campylobacter sp. RM16704):
TAATAAAAGCAAGTTTTTCACGACTCACTCTAAATTTATCTGTAACAGGACGCATAATAGGCCCTACGATTAATGAATTAGCATAATCATCAAAGAAAATGAAAATCCCCATACACCAAGTAGCAAATTGCGAACTTTTTGCCTGTTTTGCCTTAGTAGAAAGCCAAACAGCAACCGCTTTCGTTCCTCCTGTTTTGGTAATAAGTGCAACAACACCACCTATAGTTAAAACTTGTAATAAAATACCTGCATTTCCAGGACTTGCCATTGAATTTACCGCTTTGAAAATAAAACCTGTAAAAGAAGCAACAATAGCATGATAGATACTATTTTCAGCAAGACTTAGCATAAAAGTACCACTTAATGCTCCAATAAACAAAGAAAGTACAACATCTTTGGTAATAAAAGCTAAAATAATAGCTATAATAGGTGGAAGAAGTGTCCAAACTCCAAAAAGTTCCGCATTTGTTTGTGCATCGGCAAATAAAAATAAAGGAGCTAATAATAAATAAAAAAATTTCATATTTTTCCTTAAAAAATTAAAGTTTTTCGCTAAAGGTTCCTGCCCAAGTTTGAGTGACAGGCATAAGTTCTATTTCGTTAATATTGATATGTTCAGGCAAACTAATAATAAAAGTGATAATTTTTGCTATGTCTTCGGCTTTAATGTATTTAGTATTTTCATAAACCTCATCAGCTTTTTTAATATCACCTTTAAATCTTACTTCACTAAATTCAGTTTTACAAAGTCCTGGAGCTATATTAGTTACTTTTATATTACTTCCACGCAAATCCGTTCTTAATGCTTTAGAAAATTGTGCTACAAAAGCTTTAGTTCCACAATAAACATTTCCACCATAATAAGGTACATTTGCTGCGATTGAGCCAAGATTGATCACATGAGCATTGTTTGCTTTTCTAAGTAAAGGCAATATGGCTCTTGTTATATATAAAAATCCTTTTATATTAGTATCTACCATAGTTTCTATGTCTTCAATACTCAAAGAATCAAATTCTTGCAATCCTATAGCAAGTCCAGCATTGTTAATAAGTAAAGAAATGTTTTTTAAACCTTGAGGTAATTTTTCAATAGTTTCAAAAACAGCTTGTTTATTTCTAACATCAAGCACTATAGGATAAATTTTATCCCCATAAAGCTCTTGTAGTTTTTCTAATCTTTCCTTGCGTCTTGCTATGGCTATTACTTTATAATCAAGTCTTATCAAAGCTTTTAGACTTTCTAAACCAAAACCAGAGCTAACACCTGTAACTAAAGCAATTTTCATGGTTGTGTTTCTTCGTAAAGTGTTAAATTTTTATTCTTTTTTAAACCTAATGTTTTTAAATATTCAATATTTTGCTCTTTTTTAGCCATAATAGCAAAATCAAGTGCATTAAATCCTAAATCATCTATATCTTTATAATTTGCCCTATAATCTATTAATAACTTTAACATTTTTACATCTGCATAGTTAGCTGCATGCATAAAAATATTTTTGGAGGTATGCTCTAGAGC
Coding sequences:
- a CDS encoding short-chain dehydrogenase/reductase, subgroup 5 — its product is MKIALVTGVSSGFGLESLKALIRLDYKVIAIARRKERLEKLQELYGDKIYPIVLDVRNKQAVFETIEKLPQGLKNISLLINNAGLAIGLQEFDSLSIEDIETMVDTNIKGFLYITRAILPLLRKANNAHVINLGSIAANVPYYGGNVYCGTKAFVAQFSKALRTDLRGSNIKVTNIAPGLCKTEFSEVRFKGDIKKADEVYENTKYIKAEDIAKIITFIISLPEHININEIELMPVTQTWAGTFSEKL